In one Streptomyces sp. NBC_01241 genomic region, the following are encoded:
- a CDS encoding TIGR02452 family protein has product MSARLRGIARETEAIVEAGRYRTPEGREVSIERALTAALSGTRLYGPEPVPVAALDSDRTPVIEVTDESSLRAAHRMTGEGPGKVAVLNYASARNPGGGYLNGAQAQEEALCRGSALYATLLRAPDYYAHHRAERSAFYTDRVIHSPGVPVFRDDRGRLLDTPYTAGFLTSPAPNAVVIRGHTPEDAHRIPAALTSRAERVLEVAAVRGYRRLVLGAWGCGVFRNDPAQVARVFRALLLDGGRFAGHFEQIVFGILDRSPDSATRSAFDRTFDGQLQP; this is encoded by the coding sequence ATGAGTGCACGGCTGCGCGGCATCGCGCGAGAGACGGAGGCCATTGTCGAGGCCGGCCGCTATCGCACGCCCGAGGGGCGCGAGGTGAGCATCGAACGAGCGCTGACCGCCGCACTCTCGGGCACCAGGCTGTACGGCCCCGAGCCGGTGCCCGTCGCCGCACTCGACTCCGACCGCACACCGGTCATCGAGGTCACCGACGAGAGCAGCCTGCGGGCGGCGCACCGGATGACCGGTGAGGGGCCCGGCAAGGTCGCCGTCCTGAACTACGCCTCCGCCCGCAATCCCGGCGGCGGATACCTCAACGGCGCACAGGCCCAGGAAGAGGCGCTGTGCCGGGGCTCTGCGCTGTACGCCACGCTGCTGCGCGCTCCCGACTACTACGCCCACCACCGCGCGGAACGCAGCGCCTTCTACACCGACCGGGTGATTCACTCACCCGGGGTGCCGGTGTTCCGGGACGACCGGGGGCGGCTGCTCGACACCCCGTACACCGCGGGCTTCCTCACCTCCCCGGCACCCAATGCCGTAGTCATCCGCGGCCACACCCCCGAGGACGCCCACCGCATCCCCGCCGCGCTCACGTCCCGTGCCGAGCGGGTGCTGGAGGTCGCGGCGGTTCGCGGGTACCGCAGGCTGGTGCTGGGCGCCTGGGGCTGCGGCGTGTTCCGCAACGACCCGGCGCAGGTGGCCCGGGTGTTCCGGGCGCTGCTGCTGGACGGCGGCCGGTTCGCCGGACACTTCGAGCAGATCGTCTTCGGCATCCTCGACCGCAGCCCCGATTCCGCCACCCGGTCCGCCTTCGACCGGACGTTCGACGGTCAGCTCCAGCCGTAG
- a CDS encoding type II toxin-antitoxin system PemK/MazF family toxin: protein MSIQHRDRSTDSPAGFPGRTGPCATSEADPRDVGPVRTAYAPDRDGDPDPGEIVWTYVPFEENDGRGKDRPVLVVAREAVGTLLAVQLSSKQHDGDHEWVALGAGPWDSSGRPSWVDLDRVLRLHEDGMRREACALDRDRFDLVVGRLRERYGWS, encoded by the coding sequence ATGAGCATCCAGCACCGTGACCGAAGCACCGACAGCCCGGCCGGATTCCCCGGCCGAACCGGACCCTGCGCGACCTCCGAGGCCGACCCGCGCGACGTGGGCCCGGTCCGCACCGCGTACGCCCCAGACCGGGACGGCGACCCGGACCCCGGCGAGATCGTCTGGACCTATGTGCCGTTCGAGGAGAACGACGGGCGTGGCAAGGACCGTCCGGTACTGGTGGTGGCGCGGGAAGCCGTGGGCACGCTGCTCGCCGTGCAGTTGTCGAGCAAGCAGCACGACGGGGACCACGAGTGGGTCGCGCTCGGGGCCGGTCCGTGGGACAGCTCGGGCCGTCCGTCGTGGGTCGATCTGGACCGGGTGCTGCGGTTGCACGAGGACGGGATGCGGCGTGAGGCGTGCGCGCTGGACCGGGACCGGTTCGATCTGGTCGTCGGCCGGCTGCGGGAGCGCTACGGCTGGAGCTGA
- a CDS encoding LacI family DNA-binding transcriptional regulator, whose protein sequence is MSQLPNQSTEGPVPTSADVARLAGVSRATVSYVLNDIATVRISEPTRRRVREAAAELGYVPHAAARSLRAGHTRMVVLPTVNFPADPLHQRFFHELETGLRRLDYTVVQYGSTGLDADEAPRAWAELRPVAVIAPGTIALTPQGISVLRRAGAKAVITLGPRPVDGAHALLMDQRKVGSVAIGHLLARGRRRIGVIMPEEDGLGLLAEPRLTGARQAAQSHGAVIEPLPLRYEEESADRLAARWRTLGLDAVFAYNDAYAMLLMRALQDAGIEVPRETAVIGADDLMLGRLLRPRLSSVRLEMAAAQPLADLVHRLVRHTGGAPEHHDLLRARTVHRESS, encoded by the coding sequence ATGAGCCAGTTACCGAACCAGTCCACCGAGGGCCCCGTGCCGACCAGTGCCGACGTGGCACGGCTCGCCGGAGTCTCCCGGGCAACCGTGTCCTACGTACTGAACGACATCGCGACCGTGCGGATCAGCGAGCCCACCCGGCGCAGGGTCAGGGAGGCCGCCGCCGAACTGGGGTACGTACCGCATGCGGCGGCCCGCAGCCTGCGCGCGGGACACACCCGCATGGTGGTGCTGCCCACCGTGAACTTCCCGGCCGACCCGCTCCACCAACGCTTTTTCCACGAACTGGAAACCGGCCTGCGCCGCCTCGACTACACGGTGGTCCAGTACGGCAGCACCGGCCTCGACGCCGACGAGGCACCCCGCGCCTGGGCCGAACTCCGTCCCGTCGCCGTCATCGCACCCGGCACGATCGCCCTCACCCCGCAGGGCATATCCGTCCTCAGACGAGCCGGAGCCAAGGCCGTCATCACCCTCGGCCCGCGACCGGTGGACGGCGCCCACGCGCTGCTCATGGACCAGCGGAAGGTCGGCAGCGTCGCGATCGGGCATCTGCTGGCGCGCGGCCGGCGTCGCATCGGCGTGATCATGCCCGAGGAAGACGGCCTCGGCCTGCTCGCCGAACCCCGGCTGACCGGGGCCCGGCAGGCCGCGCAGAGCCACGGGGCCGTCATCGAACCGTTGCCGCTGCGGTACGAGGAGGAGTCGGCCGACCGGCTGGCCGCCCGGTGGCGCACCCTGGGCCTCGACGCGGTCTTCGCGTACAACGACGCATACGCGATGCTCCTCATGCGGGCCCTTCAGGACGCGGGCATCGAGGTGCCCCGCGAGACGGCCGTGATCGGCGCCGACGACCTGATGCTCGGCAGGCTGCTGCGTCCCCGGCTCAGCAGCGTACGGCTGGAGATGGCCGCCGCACAGCCGCTGGCGGATCTCGTCCACCGGCTGGTGCGGCACACCGGCGGCGCCCCCGAGCACCACGACCTGCTGCGGGCCAGGACGGTCCACCGCGAGTCCAGCTGA
- the trxA gene encoding thioredoxin: MSTVELTKENFDQVVSDNDFVLIDFWASWCGPCRQFAPVYDAASERHDDLVFAKVDTEAQQELAAAFEIRSIPTLMIVRDNVAVFAQPGALPEAALEDVIGQARKLDMDEVRKSIENQQKEQ; encoded by the coding sequence ATGAGCACCGTTGAGCTCACCAAGGAAAACTTCGATCAGGTCGTCAGTGACAACGACTTCGTCCTGATCGACTTCTGGGCTTCCTGGTGCGGCCCGTGCCGGCAGTTCGCACCGGTCTACGACGCGGCGTCGGAGCGCCACGACGACCTGGTCTTCGCCAAGGTCGACACCGAGGCGCAGCAGGAGTTGGCGGCGGCCTTCGAGATCCGTTCCATTCCCACGCTGATGATCGTCCGGGACAATGTGGCGGTGTTCGCTCAGCCGGGGGCGCTGCCGGAGGCGGCGCTGGAGGATGTCATCGGACAGGCCAGGAAGCTGGACATGGACGAGGTCCGCAAGTCCATCGAGAACCAGCAGAAGGAGCAGTAG